In the Flagellimonas sp. HMM57 genome, one interval contains:
- a CDS encoding DUF1080 domain-containing protein, translated as MKKPILLVVLITVFACKEKSKDTPGEAKEEMEIQTEEDDEWVVLFDGSSFDGWHFYNGEGITEPWKLENGAMVFYPPEERPEGESYNIVTDKEYTNFVLTLEWKVAEGGNSGIFWGVFEGGEYGQPYQTGPEIQVLDDERHPDSKNGTTHQAGALYDMVAPAKKVVKPAGEWNKVELMVNHDTNEGHVLLNGKKIVEFPVHGPDWEKMVASSKFADWDGFGEYKTGIIGLQDHGDRVAFRNIKIKEL; from the coding sequence ATGAAAAAACCAATTTTACTAGTTGTACTAATAACTGTTTTTGCATGCAAGGAAAAATCAAAGGATACTCCTGGCGAAGCGAAAGAAGAAATGGAAATACAAACAGAAGAAGACGATGAATGGGTTGTTTTGTTTGATGGGTCCTCTTTTGACGGCTGGCATTTTTATAATGGTGAGGGAATTACTGAGCCCTGGAAATTGGAGAACGGAGCTATGGTTTTTTATCCACCCGAAGAAAGACCGGAAGGAGAAAGCTATAACATAGTTACAGATAAGGAATACACCAATTTTGTGCTTACCTTGGAATGGAAAGTCGCCGAGGGAGGCAATAGCGGTATTTTCTGGGGAGTTTTCGAAGGCGGTGAATATGGACAACCCTATCAAACCGGGCCAGAAATACAAGTATTGGATGATGAAAGGCATCCCGATTCCAAGAATGGCACGACCCACCAGGCCGGTGCCTTGTACGATATGGTTGCACCTGCGAAAAAAGTAGTTAAACCAGCAGGTGAATGGAACAAGGTAGAACTGATGGTGAATCACGATACGAATGAAGGCCATGTTTTGCTCAATGGGAAAAAAATAGTTGAATTTCCTGTACATGGTCCAGATTGGGAAAAGATGGTGGCCAGTTCCAAATTTGCAGATTGGGATGGATTTGGCGAATATAAAACGGGAATAATAGGATTGCAGGATCACGGTGACCGTGTAGCCTTTAGAAATATTAAAATCAAAGAATTATAA
- a CDS encoding sugar phosphate isomerase/epimerase — protein MKTIKGPAVFLAQFVDSQPPFNSLDGLCKWASDLGYKGIQIPTWESFLIDLDKAAESQDYCDELKGKINSYGLEITELSTHLQGQLVAVNPAYDIMFDNFAPDAVKNNPKARTEWAVETVKKAATASRRLGLNAHATFSGALLWHTAHPWPQRPPGLVEMGFEELAKRWMPILNHFDAEGIDVCYEIHPGEDLHDGDTFERFLEATGNHKRVNILYDPSHFVLQQLDYIAYIDHYHEFIKSFHVKDSEFNPTGKKGAFGGYNDWGDRAGRYRSLGDGQIDFKTIFSKLTQYSCDVWAVMEWECCIKSPEQGAREGAKFIQEHIIEATTKAFDDFAGAEIDKEKLKKILGL, from the coding sequence ATGAAAACAATTAAAGGACCTGCAGTATTTCTTGCGCAATTTGTTGATTCCCAACCCCCGTTCAATTCTTTGGATGGGTTATGTAAATGGGCTTCAGACCTGGGTTATAAAGGAATACAGATACCAACTTGGGAATCGTTTTTGATAGATTTGGACAAAGCTGCGGAGAGTCAAGACTACTGTGATGAACTTAAAGGGAAAATCAACTCCTATGGTTTGGAGATTACCGAACTCTCCACTCACTTACAAGGACAATTGGTAGCTGTAAACCCTGCGTACGATATTATGTTCGATAATTTTGCACCAGATGCTGTTAAAAACAATCCTAAGGCCCGGACGGAATGGGCTGTGGAAACCGTAAAAAAAGCAGCTACTGCAAGCAGAAGATTGGGACTAAATGCCCATGCCACATTTTCAGGGGCCTTACTTTGGCATACCGCGCACCCTTGGCCCCAAAGACCACCGGGTTTAGTTGAAATGGGTTTTGAGGAGCTGGCCAAACGTTGGATGCCCATTTTGAATCATTTTGATGCAGAGGGTATCGATGTTTGCTATGAAATACACCCGGGAGAGGATTTACACGATGGGGATACTTTTGAGCGATTTTTAGAGGCAACGGGAAATCATAAACGGGTAAATATTTTATATGACCCAAGCCATTTTGTGTTGCAGCAATTGGATTATATCGCATACATAGATCACTACCACGAATTTATAAAATCATTTCATGTGAAGGATTCCGAGTTTAATCCCACAGGAAAGAAAGGTGCATTTGGGGGCTACAACGATTGGGGCGACCGTGCTGGCAGGTATCGTTCCTTGGGCGATGGACAGATCGATTTTAAGACCATTTTTTCCAAGTTAACACAGTACAGTTGCGATGTATGGGCAGTGATGGAATGGGAATGTTGTATTAAAAGCCCGGAGCAGGGAGCCCGTGAAGGCGCAAAGTTTATTCAAGAACATATTATTGAGGCAACCACAAAAGCCTTTGATGATTTTGCTGGCGCAGAGATCGATAAAGAAAAACTTAAAAAAATATTGGGACTATGA
- a CDS encoding GMC oxidoreductase has translation MVYDAIVVGTGISGGWAAKELCENGLKILVLERGPMVKHIEDYKTMHDDPWDYPLKGELSEHEKKNYQKQLRVGWAPRDDVKHFFVNDLEHPYQETKRFDWIRGYHVGGRSLTWGRQSYRWSDIDFNANKKDGIAIDWPVRYKDIAPWYDKVESYIGVSGEKLGLKQLPDGQFQPPMELNCVEKDLQDSISANFDDNRLLTIGRVAHITENTTEFKGRGPCQYRNRCWRGCPFGGYFSSNSSTLPAAERTGNMTLRPNSIVHEVVYDDTQKKATGVKVIDSETHEKLEFKANIIFLCASAMASVGILLQSKSKTFPNGIGNNYDQLGRNIMDHHYQLGASAKVDGHLDKYYKGRRPNGFYIPRFVNLDEDTKQKDFIRGFGYQGGASRRNWSEVIAEMGYGEKLKEAVLKPGGWEIGMTGFGEMLPHPENRVTLSTTKKDKWGLPQLDFDVEFKTNELNMREAIKKEAVSMLTKAGYKKVKAYDKETGPGLGIHEMGGARMGDNPKTSVLNKNNQVHEALNVYVTDGAFMTSSNCVNPSLTYMAFTARAANHAVQQFKNNKFS, from the coding sequence ATGGTTTACGATGCAATTGTTGTAGGCACTGGAATAAGTGGTGGCTGGGCTGCTAAGGAGCTCTGCGAAAATGGCTTGAAAATACTTGTATTGGAGCGCGGTCCCATGGTAAAACATATAGAAGATTATAAAACCATGCACGATGACCCATGGGATTATCCGTTAAAGGGTGAACTATCTGAGCATGAGAAAAAAAACTACCAAAAACAACTGCGTGTCGGGTGGGCTCCAAGAGATGACGTAAAACATTTTTTTGTAAATGATTTGGAACATCCTTACCAAGAGACCAAACGTTTTGATTGGATTCGTGGCTATCACGTTGGAGGCAGATCACTGACTTGGGGCAGGCAAAGTTATCGTTGGAGCGATATTGATTTTAATGCCAATAAGAAAGATGGTATTGCTATAGACTGGCCCGTTCGTTATAAGGATATTGCTCCTTGGTACGATAAAGTTGAATCGTACATAGGTGTTAGTGGTGAAAAATTAGGTTTGAAGCAATTGCCTGATGGTCAGTTTCAACCTCCCATGGAGTTGAATTGCGTTGAAAAAGACCTACAAGATTCAATCAGCGCCAATTTTGATGATAATCGGCTTTTGACCATAGGTAGGGTTGCCCATATTACAGAAAATACTACTGAATTTAAAGGTAGAGGACCTTGCCAATATAGAAATCGATGTTGGAGAGGTTGTCCGTTTGGAGGGTATTTTAGCAGTAATTCCTCTACACTGCCTGCTGCAGAGCGAACAGGAAATATGACTTTACGGCCAAATTCTATAGTCCATGAAGTGGTTTATGATGATACGCAAAAAAAAGCGACTGGAGTAAAAGTCATAGATTCGGAAACCCATGAAAAACTGGAATTCAAAGCAAACATTATATTTCTATGTGCTTCTGCTATGGCTTCTGTTGGAATTCTATTGCAATCCAAATCAAAAACATTTCCGAACGGAATAGGCAACAACTATGACCAACTTGGACGTAACATCATGGATCATCATTACCAATTAGGTGCATCTGCAAAAGTTGACGGCCATTTGGATAAATATTACAAGGGAAGACGACCAAACGGATTTTATATTCCCAGATTTGTAAACTTAGACGAGGATACGAAACAAAAGGATTTTATACGAGGTTTTGGATATCAAGGAGGGGCAAGCAGAAGAAATTGGTCTGAGGTCATAGCTGAAATGGGCTATGGAGAAAAACTTAAAGAGGCTGTTCTTAAACCTGGAGGTTGGGAAATTGGCATGACAGGTTTTGGGGAAATGTTGCCCCATCCGGAAAACCGTGTAACTTTAAGCACAACTAAAAAAGACAAGTGGGGATTACCACAATTGGATTTTGATGTTGAGTTTAAAACAAATGAGCTAAACATGCGGGAGGCCATAAAAAAAGAAGCAGTTTCTATGTTAACAAAAGCGGGGTATAAAAAGGTGAAGGCATACGATAAGGAAACTGGTCCAGGTTTAGGAATACATGAAATGGGTGGTGCTCGGATGGGAGATAATCCAAAAACTTCTGTTTTAAACAAGAACAATCAAGTACATGAAGCACTAAATGTATATGTTACGGATGGTGCTTTTATGACTTCGTCCAACTGTGTAAATCCATCTCTAACGTATATGGCATTTACCGCCAGAGCGGCCAATCATGCAGTACAACAATTTAAAAACAATAAATTTTCTTAA
- a CDS encoding ASCH domain-containing protein, with protein sequence MENASARNLWGDFLDAHLEFASEDAPKVIHFCDNEKDANTCASLVRKDIKRATSHSLLGLQLRKEELPKIGDFAIVTDWSGNAKCVIRTTSVKLVPYFAINADHARIEGEGDKSLEYWKQTHWDYYTRELSAFEKTPRESMIVVFEQFEKVFER encoded by the coding sequence ATGGAAAATGCTTCAGCCCGAAATTTATGGGGCGATTTTCTTGATGCACATCTGGAATTTGCCTCTGAGGATGCCCCAAAAGTGATTCATTTTTGTGATAATGAAAAAGACGCCAATACTTGTGCAAGCCTAGTCCGAAAAGATATTAAAAGAGCTACTTCACATTCGCTTTTAGGATTACAACTGCGCAAAGAAGAATTGCCTAAAATCGGTGATTTTGCAATAGTGACGGACTGGTCTGGAAATGCAAAATGCGTCATTAGGACCACCTCTGTAAAACTAGTGCCCTATTTCGCCATAAATGCAGATCATGCCCGCATAGAAGGTGAAGGGGACAAAAGCTTGGAATACTGGAAACAAACACACTGGGACTATTATACCAGAGAACTTTCGGCATTTGAGAAAACACCAAGAGAAAGTATGATCGTAGTCTTTGAGCAGTTCGAAAAAGTATTTGAAAGATAA
- a CDS encoding Gfo/Idh/MocA family protein, whose translation MPKKIKLGVLGGGGDSLIGVLHRVAAHINDNYEIVGAVFNADFEESLEFAKEIDVPTNRIYKDFETLVEEELKLPEGERIQVCSILTPNFLHFPMAKKLLENGFHVICEKPMTTTYEEAKILQEALVKAGTVFAVTHTYTGYPMVRQMREMIKEGALGKMHKVDAQYYQGWINTIIHDKDKRSSVWRLDPEKAGISSCMGDIGVHAFNMIEFTTGLQIKSLLCDFNYLYKDNQMDVDGTVLIRMDEHVKGVIRASQVATGEENGLTIAIYGEKGAFRWEQENPNFLYKLSDTEPLQVYKPGHAYNSELSLDGTKLPPGHPEGIFDAMANIYLGAARAIRGEKYNDGEFPTMLDGVRGLNFIESTVASHKQGNVWINLD comes from the coding sequence ATGCCAAAAAAAATAAAACTTGGAGTTCTTGGTGGCGGTGGTGACTCCCTTATTGGGGTGCTTCACAGAGTAGCCGCACATATCAATGATAATTATGAAATTGTAGGTGCCGTATTTAATGCCGATTTTGAAGAGAGCTTAGAATTTGCCAAAGAAATCGATGTGCCCACAAATCGAATTTATAAAGATTTTGAAACCTTGGTGGAAGAGGAGTTAAAACTTCCCGAAGGCGAACGTATTCAGGTATGTTCAATATTGACCCCTAATTTTCTGCATTTTCCCATGGCGAAGAAATTGCTGGAAAATGGGTTTCATGTTATCTGTGAAAAACCGATGACCACAACATACGAAGAGGCCAAAATTTTACAAGAGGCTCTGGTAAAAGCGGGAACTGTATTTGCAGTTACCCATACCTACACAGGTTATCCTATGGTACGCCAAATGCGGGAAATGATTAAGGAAGGAGCTCTAGGAAAAATGCATAAAGTAGATGCGCAATATTACCAAGGATGGATAAATACAATCATCCATGATAAGGACAAACGTTCTTCCGTATGGCGTCTTGACCCAGAAAAAGCGGGAATAAGTTCCTGTATGGGAGATATTGGGGTCCATGCCTTCAATATGATTGAGTTTACCACAGGATTACAGATTAAATCGCTTTTATGCGATTTTAATTACCTGTACAAAGACAATCAAATGGATGTGGACGGTACGGTATTGATACGGATGGATGAACATGTAAAAGGTGTCATCAGGGCAAGTCAGGTTGCAACAGGAGAAGAGAATGGGCTAACAATTGCCATATATGGGGAGAAAGGAGCTTTTAGATGGGAACAGGAAAATCCAAATTTTCTTTATAAGCTGAGCGATACGGAGCCATTACAGGTTTATAAACCGGGGCATGCCTATAATTCTGAATTGTCCTTGGATGGAACTAAGTTACCGCCCGGTCACCCTGAAGGTATTTTTGATGCCATGGCCAATATTTATTTGGGTGCTGCTCGTGCCATTCGTGGTGAAAAATATAACGATGGTGAATTCCCTACAATGTTGGATGGTGTAAGGGGACTAAACTTTATTGAGAGTACAGTAGCTTCCCATAAGCAGGGAAATGTTTGGATAAACCTGGACTAA
- a CDS encoding sugar MFS transporter yields the protein MESVNKNRLFVASCIALLVTAMTFAIRARLETVFGPEGIGLTLEQIGWAFTPAFFGFTIAMIFGGFLVDTLGIKKITWLAFITHAIGITWTLLAKDQTSLFLATLFVGIGNGMVEAALNPMIASMYSENKTKMLNRFHIWFPGGIVIGSIVGWLIMDVMGLSWQIMVGVLFIPLVIYGFMFLGQDFPVTERVKLGVSNQKMFSSVAKPLFIFMVICMLLTAATELGTNQRIESLLKSTVAVPLLVLAFINGIMALGRASAGKVVHKLKPEGMLLFSAIFAFLGLWLLTITSGPMTFFAAAVFAVGITFFWPTMLSFVAEYIPESGALGLSIMGGAGMFSVSLILPIMGNIIDNASANDALKIMSILPAILIILFIGLNIYMKKRKTNPQVV from the coding sequence ATGGAAAGTGTAAACAAAAATCGATTATTTGTCGCGTCCTGTATCGCACTCTTGGTAACGGCCATGACATTTGCGATTAGAGCAAGATTGGAAACCGTTTTTGGACCCGAAGGTATTGGACTGACATTAGAACAAATAGGTTGGGCTTTTACCCCAGCTTTTTTTGGCTTTACCATTGCAATGATATTTGGTGGGTTTTTGGTAGATACCTTGGGAATCAAAAAAATCACTTGGTTGGCCTTTATTACCCATGCTATAGGAATTACATGGACATTATTGGCCAAAGATCAGACTTCTCTCTTTTTGGCCACGCTTTTTGTGGGCATAGGCAACGGTATGGTCGAAGCGGCCTTAAACCCTATGATTGCATCCATGTATAGTGAAAACAAAACAAAAATGCTGAACCGTTTCCATATCTGGTTTCCTGGGGGAATTGTAATTGGGTCAATAGTAGGATGGTTGATTATGGATGTAATGGGTCTAAGCTGGCAGATTATGGTAGGAGTTCTGTTTATTCCATTGGTTATTTATGGTTTTATGTTCTTAGGACAGGATTTTCCTGTTACAGAGCGTGTAAAACTTGGCGTAAGCAATCAGAAAATGTTTTCCAGCGTTGCTAAACCACTTTTTATTTTTATGGTGATTTGTATGCTGTTGACAGCAGCTACGGAATTAGGTACCAATCAGCGGATAGAATCCTTGCTCAAATCAACCGTAGCAGTACCACTTTTAGTATTAGCGTTCATAAATGGTATCATGGCATTGGGAAGAGCTTCTGCTGGCAAAGTAGTACATAAACTAAAACCGGAAGGAATGTTATTGTTTTCTGCAATTTTTGCTTTTTTGGGCCTATGGCTACTCACTATAACAAGTGGACCGATGACATTTTTTGCAGCAGCGGTTTTTGCTGTGGGAATAACGTTTTTTTGGCCAACTATGCTTTCCTTTGTGGCGGAATACATTCCAGAAAGTGGAGCATTGGGATTATCCATAATGGGAGGTGCCGGAATGTTCTCCGTTTCCTTGATTTTACCCATCATGGGAAATATAATCGATAATGCCAGTGCCAATGATGCGTTAAAAATAATGTCGATCCTACCAGCAATTCTAATCATTCTGTTTATTGGATTGAATATTTACATGAAAAAAAGAAAAACAAATCCACAAGTAGTTTAA
- a CDS encoding nucleoside permease has translation MSFRIKFQLSFMMFLEFFIWGGWFVTLGTFLGENLNANGAEIAQAFSTQSWGAIIAPFIIGLIADKYFNAERILGVLHLLGALLMYQMYATNDFNTFYPYVFVYMILYMPTLALVNSISFNQMKDPAKEFSFVRVFGTMGWIVAGLIIGYVFLWDSPQSRSEGLLKNTFLMVAIASALLGLFSFTLPKTPPRIAKDEKVNISTLLGLDALKLLKDRNFLIFFLASILICIPLAFYYQNTNPFLSEIGVNNPTGKMTIGQASEVVFMLLLPFFFKKFGFKKTILIGMLAWTVRYILFAYGNAGELAFMLLIGIALHGICYDFFFVSGQIYTDSKAGEKYKSAAQGLITLATYGVGMLVGFWISGKVTDMYLISEKIHNWQSIWIIPSVFALVVMLLFALFFKKEEVEYKS, from the coding sequence ATGAGCTTTAGAATTAAGTTTCAGCTTTCTTTTATGATGTTCTTGGAATTCTTCATTTGGGGAGGATGGTTTGTTACACTAGGTACTTTTCTGGGAGAAAACCTAAATGCAAATGGTGCAGAAATAGCCCAAGCTTTTTCGACTCAATCTTGGGGAGCCATAATAGCGCCATTTATTATAGGCCTGATTGCCGACAAGTATTTTAATGCTGAACGAATTCTTGGGGTTTTACATCTTTTAGGTGCATTATTAATGTATCAAATGTATGCCACAAACGATTTCAATACTTTTTACCCATATGTCTTTGTGTACATGATTTTATACATGCCAACACTAGCCCTTGTAAACTCTATATCTTTCAATCAGATGAAGGACCCTGCGAAGGAATTTTCTTTTGTAAGGGTATTTGGTACCATGGGATGGATAGTTGCAGGATTAATCATAGGTTATGTTTTTTTATGGGATTCCCCACAATCACGTTCTGAAGGCTTGTTGAAAAATACCTTTTTAATGGTAGCAATTGCTTCTGCTCTTCTAGGGTTGTTCAGTTTTACCCTTCCCAAAACACCACCCAGAATCGCAAAAGACGAAAAAGTAAATATTTCCACATTATTGGGGTTGGATGCACTTAAGCTGCTTAAAGACAGAAACTTTCTTATTTTCTTTTTAGCTTCTATCTTGATATGCATTCCTTTGGCATTTTACTATCAAAATACAAATCCGTTTCTTTCGGAAATTGGAGTAAACAATCCTACCGGGAAAATGACCATTGGACAGGCATCAGAAGTGGTTTTTATGCTATTGTTGCCCTTTTTCTTTAAAAAATTTGGTTTTAAGAAGACCATATTGATAGGAATGCTCGCTTGGACCGTTCGTTATATATTGTTCGCCTATGGCAATGCTGGAGAATTGGCCTTTATGTTGTTGATTGGGATAGCCTTGCATGGAATTTGTTACGACTTTTTCTTTGTGTCAGGACAAATATATACCGATTCAAAAGCAGGGGAAAAATACAAAAGCGCCGCTCAAGGCCTCATAACACTAGCTACCTATGGAGTAGGGATGCTAGTTGGATTTTGGATTTCGGGAAAGGTTACGGACATGTATCTCATTTCTGAAAAAATACATAACTGGCAAAGTATCTGGATTATTCCTTCGGTCTTTGCTTTAGTTGTGATGCTATTGTTTGCCTTGTTCTTTAAAAAAGAAGAGGTGGAATATAAATCTTGA
- a CDS encoding DinB family protein, whose protein sequence is MKAFLHQLFDYNFYCNKKLIEQCTAIKKVPEKSSGLFNHILNAHHTWNKRIVGKPTDFPISHIHPIENWGDIHYENQRSSFEIITNTEDFSTRIDYESSENRTYANELKDILFHIINHSTHHRGQILADFRVNGIEPESLDYIFYKR, encoded by the coding sequence ATGAAGGCATTCTTACACCAGCTCTTTGATTATAATTTTTATTGCAACAAAAAACTTATAGAGCAATGTACGGCCATAAAAAAAGTTCCTGAAAAGAGCTCAGGGCTTTTTAACCACATCCTAAATGCACACCATACATGGAACAAAAGAATTGTGGGAAAACCGACAGATTTTCCTATTTCCCACATACATCCAATAGAAAACTGGGGAGATATACACTACGAAAACCAGCGGTCTTCCTTTGAGATCATCACCAATACAGAAGATTTTAGCACACGTATAGATTATGAAAGTAGCGAGAACAGAACTTATGCCAATGAGTTAAAGGATATCCTATTTCATATTATAAATCACTCTACTCACCACAGAGGGCAGATTTTGGCAGATTTTCGAGTCAATGGAATAGAGCCAGAATCTTTGGACTATATATTTTACAAAAGATAA
- a CDS encoding sugar phosphate isomerase/epimerase encodes MKRRYFIQNSAQAGIALMILGNYACKQNQKKDMTAPIAEEVEPLFKLSLAQWSIHRMIKDEGMDPYQFAKKAKDWGFSGLEYVSQLYEEELKAANFSKEAMDGFVAKSKAASEKYGLENLIIMIDHEGDLSAADEKERKAAVENHYKWVDAAAALGCHSVRVNLMGSKVAEEWTPASVDGLTQLASYAKDKNINVIVENHGGFSSDAQMLVEVMKKVNLPNCGTLPDFGNFCMKREDGSYFETACIEEYDRYKGIEELMPFAKAVSAKSHDFDEKGNEVHTDYDRMMKIVKDSGYTGYVGVEYEGEGLSEEEGIIATKELVAKSLNLST; translated from the coding sequence ATGAAAAGAAGGTATTTTATCCAAAATAGTGCCCAAGCAGGGATAGCTCTTATGATATTGGGAAATTACGCATGTAAACAAAATCAAAAGAAGGATATGACTGCTCCAATAGCAGAAGAAGTTGAACCATTATTCAAACTCTCCCTTGCGCAATGGTCCATACATAGGATGATCAAAGACGAGGGAATGGATCCATATCAGTTTGCGAAAAAAGCAAAGGATTGGGGATTTTCAGGTTTGGAATATGTGAGTCAACTTTATGAAGAAGAATTGAAAGCCGCTAATTTTTCTAAAGAAGCAATGGATGGTTTTGTAGCAAAGTCCAAAGCAGCGAGTGAAAAGTATGGATTGGAGAATCTTATCATAATGATCGATCACGAAGGGGATTTATCCGCTGCCGACGAGAAGGAACGGAAAGCTGCCGTTGAAAACCATTATAAATGGGTAGATGCTGCTGCTGCTCTTGGATGCCATTCCGTTCGTGTAAATTTAATGGGAAGTAAAGTAGCAGAAGAGTGGACACCTGCCTCAGTAGATGGATTAACGCAATTGGCGAGTTATGCGAAAGACAAAAACATCAATGTTATTGTTGAGAATCATGGTGGATTTTCATCGGATGCGCAAATGTTGGTCGAAGTGATGAAAAAGGTGAACCTTCCCAACTGTGGTACACTTCCAGATTTTGGCAATTTTTGTATGAAAAGAGAAGATGGTTCTTATTTTGAAACTGCTTGCATTGAAGAGTACGACAGATACAAAGGAATAGAAGAATTGATGCCCTTTGCAAAAGCCGTAAGCGCAAAATCACATGACTTTGATGAAAAGGGCAACGAAGTCCATACAGACTATGACCGTATGATGAAAATTGTAAAGGATTCAGGTTATACCGGTTACGTTGGGGTAGAATATGAAGGCGAAGGTCTAAGTGAAGAAGAAGGAATCATTGCTACAAAAGAATTAGTTGCCAAATCACTAAATCTATCTACATAA
- a CDS encoding GMC oxidoreductase has protein sequence MSKFYYNEEQESYDAIVVGTGISGGWAAKELCENGLKTLVLERGRMVNHITDYPTANLDPWDFPNNGELSPEKIARQEKQNRTGYTVKAAHHFWFVDDIDHPYNETKRFDWMRGYHVGGRSLLWGRHSYRWSEMDFEANKKEGVAVDWPVRYKDIAPWYDKVESYIGVTGETLGLSQLPDGIFEPMMQLNCVEQHVREQVAEHFDGRVITAGRVAHINSDKKFEGLNRSSCKFRNRCIRGCPFGAYFSSNSSTLPAAERTGNMTLRPDSIVHEIIYDADTKKATGVKVIDRVTKETYEFKAKVIFLCASAVASTSILMQSKSDRFPDGMGNDSGELGHNIMDHHFKAGARGKMDGYEDKYYKGRKPNGIYVPRFRNLGGASEMKDFNRGYGYQGGASRGNYEDIIAEVSHGKELKEAILGVGGWQVGINGFGEILPYHENKMTLDYDKLDQWGLPTVTFDAEIKDNELNMRKDMQEQAAAMLEKSGVRDIETYDETYALGLGIHEMGTARMGKNPKTSVVNANNQLHAVENVYVTDGAFMTSASCVNPSLTYMAFTARAANHAVQELKKGNI, from the coding sequence ATGAGTAAATTTTATTACAACGAAGAGCAGGAATCTTATGATGCCATTGTAGTAGGAACGGGCATTAGTGGAGGTTGGGCCGCCAAAGAGCTCTGCGAGAACGGACTAAAGACATTGGTCTTGGAACGTGGTCGTATGGTTAACCATATTACGGACTATCCCACGGCAAACCTAGATCCCTGGGATTTTCCCAACAATGGGGAACTGTCTCCTGAGAAAATTGCAAGACAAGAAAAGCAAAATAGAACAGGTTACACGGTAAAAGCAGCGCACCATTTTTGGTTTGTGGATGATATTGACCATCCCTACAATGAAACAAAACGCTTCGATTGGATGAGAGGCTACCATGTAGGCGGGAGATCATTATTGTGGGGAAGACATAGCTATCGATGGAGTGAAATGGATTTTGAGGCCAATAAAAAGGAGGGTGTTGCTGTAGATTGGCCAGTGCGCTATAAGGATATTGCCCCTTGGTACGATAAAGTGGAAAGTTATATAGGGGTTACCGGGGAAACTCTCGGATTATCACAACTGCCCGATGGCATTTTTGAGCCCATGATGCAGTTGAACTGTGTAGAACAACATGTTCGTGAGCAAGTAGCGGAACATTTTGATGGACGGGTGATTACGGCAGGTAGAGTGGCCCATATTAATAGTGATAAAAAATTTGAGGGCCTAAACCGAAGTTCGTGTAAATTTAGGAACAGATGTATAAGAGGTTGTCCTTTTGGGGCATATTTTAGCAGCAATTCGTCTACTTTGCCCGCAGCTGAACGTACCGGAAACATGACACTTAGACCGGATTCCATTGTCCATGAGATTATTTATGATGCGGACACCAAGAAGGCTACCGGTGTAAAAGTAATTGACAGGGTCACAAAGGAAACTTATGAGTTCAAGGCAAAGGTTATTTTCCTCTGTGCTTCTGCCGTGGCCTCAACTTCCATTCTTATGCAATCCAAATCGGATAGATTTCCTGATGGGATGGGCAATGATTCGGGAGAACTTGGACACAACATCATGGACCACCATTTTAAGGCAGGTGCACGAGGTAAAATGGATGGTTACGAAGACAAATATTACAAAGGAAGAAAGCCGAACGGAATTTACGTTCCCCGTTTTAGAAACCTCGGAGGTGCCAGTGAAATGAAAGATTTTAATCGCGGTTATGGCTATCAAGGAGGTGCATCCAGAGGAAATTATGAGGATATAATTGCAGAGGTCTCCCACGGAAAAGAGCTTAAGGAAGCTATCTTGGGGGTCGGAGGATGGCAGGTGGGCATTAATGGTTTTGGTGAAATTTTACCCTATCACGAAAACAAGATGACCTTAGATTATGACAAATTAGACCAATGGGGTCTGCCTACGGTTACTTTTGATGCTGAAATAAAGGATAACGAGCTCAATATGCGCAAGGATATGCAGGAGCAGGCAGCGGCCATGTTGGAAAAATCAGGTGTTCGCGATATTGAAACCTACGATGAAACCTATGCGCTTGGCCTTGGTATACACGAAATGGGTACGGCCAGAATGGGCAAGAACCCAAAGACCTCCGTAGTTAATGCAAACAACCAATTGCATGCTGTTGAAAATGTTTATGTTACAGATGGTGCCTTTATGACTTCCGCAAGTTGTGTAAATCCATCATTAACCTATATGGCTTTTACGGCCAGAGCTGCCAATCATGCAGTCCAAGAACTTAAAAAAGGAAATATCTAA